The following is a genomic window from Rhizobium sp. NRK18.
ACAGCGCCGATGTCGCCATTCTCTGCCTGCCGGACGACGCGTCCAAGCAGGCCTACGAGATGACGGCCGCGAACAACAATGTGCGCCTCCTCGACGCCTCCACCGCCTTCCGGGTGCATCCGGACTGGGCCTACGGCTTTGCGGAGATGGACAGGAGCCAGGCGGAGAAGATCCGTTCGGCCCGGCACGTTTCCAATCCCGGCTGCTATCCGACCGGCGCCATCGGCCTGATCCGGCCGCTGCGGGCCACCGGCATCCTGCCCGACGGCTATCCGGTCAGCGTCAATGCGGTCTCCGGCTACACCGGCGGCGGCAAGGGCATGATCGCGCAGATGGAAGACGAAGGGCATCCGGAGCACATCTCCTCGCCCAACTTCCTCTACGGTCTCACGCTGAAGCACAAGCACGTGCCGGAGATGACGAAGCACGGCCTGCTCGACCGCGCGCCGCTGTTCTCGCCGTCCGTCGGCCGCTTCGCCCAGGGCATGATCGTGCAGGTGCCGCTGTTCCTCGAGGATCTCAAGGACGGCCAGAGCCTGGAGACGGTACATGCCGCGCTGGTCGAGCATTATGCCGGTCAGGACATCGTCGAAGTCGTGCCGCTGGAGGTCTCCTCCAAGATGGCCCGTGTCGACGCGGTCGAACTCGTCGGCAAGGACACGATGAAGCTGTTCGTCTTCGGCACGCCTGGCCAGAGCCACGTCAATCTCGTCGCGCTCCTCGACAATCTCGGCAAGGGCGCGTCCGGCGCTGCCGTCCAGAACAT
Proteins encoded in this region:
- the argC gene encoding N-acetyl-gamma-glutamyl-phosphate reductase, with protein sequence MKAKIFIDGEHGTTGLQIRTRLADRRDIELLSIPEAERRNEKMREDLLNSADVAILCLPDDASKQAYEMTAANNNVRLLDASTAFRVHPDWAYGFAEMDRSQAEKIRSARHVSNPGCYPTGAIGLIRPLRATGILPDGYPVSVNAVSGYTGGGKGMIAQMEDEGHPEHISSPNFLYGLTLKHKHVPEMTKHGLLDRAPLFSPSVGRFAQGMIVQVPLFLEDLKDGQSLETVHAALVEHYAGQDIVEVVPLEVSSKMARVDAVELVGKDTMKLFVFGTPGQSHVNLVALLDNLGKGASGAAVQNMDLMLSA